One Heyndrickxia oleronia genomic window, TTCTTTTTCGCGCCATTCGTCAATATTCTTATGATTTCCGGAAGTCAGGACATCTGGAACTGTCATCCCTCTAAAATTAGCAGGTCTCGTATACTGTGGATGTTCAAGTAACCCTGAAGAAAAGGAGTCCAAAATAGGAGAATCCTCATTACCTAATACTCCAGGAAGAAGTCGAACAACGCTATCTATGACAACCATTGCTCCAAGCTCTCCTCCAGTTAGAACATAATCACCGATGGATATTTCATCCGTCACAACATGTTCACGTATACGTTCGTCATATCCTTCATAATGACCACAGATAAAAATAAGATGTTGTTCTTGAGCTAATTCTTCCGAAACTTTTTGAGTTAAAACCTTTCCTTGTGGACAAAGGAGTATGACCCTAGGCTTCGTATGTTCATTCGATTTCGTTAAATGATCAACTGCATCAAAGATAGGCTGTGGTTTTAAAACCATGCCAGCTCCTCCCCCATAGGGGTAATCATCAACAGTTTGATGTTTATTATCAGCATAATCCCGAAAGTTGACTACATTATACTCTACGACATTTTTTTCTGCTGCTTTTTTCAAGATGGACGAACCAAATACACCCGTAAACATTTCTGGAAATAATGATAGTACATCTATTTTCATGATAATAAACCTTCCATTAATTCAATCGTAATTGATTTATCTTTTACATTTACAGACTTTACGACATCATCAATATAAGGAATTAAATATTCCTTACCATTTCCCCCTTTAACTACCCAAACATCATTCGCACCAGGTGTTAATATTTCTTTTACGATTCCAATTTCTTCACCATCTGTTGAAAAGACTTTACACCCGACAATTTCATGAAAATAAAATTCACCTTCGTCTAAACTTGTCAATTGTTCTTCAGAAATTTTTAAAATTCCATTTTTCCATGGTTCCACTTCATTAATATTATTGTATCCTTCAAAAGTAAGTAAATCGAAGTTTTTATGTGTACGATGAGTTTTTACTGTTAACTGAATCGGGGTATGATCATTAAGAAAAAGGTATAAAATATTTCCCTTTTTATATCGCTCTTCTGCGAAATCCGTCTTAGAAATAACTCTTACTTCTCCACCAAGACCATGGGTATTCACAATTTTTCCTACATTAAACCATTTAGTCATTTAAATCCACCTCTAACGTATTTCTATGATGATCCCATCTTTTACAATGATCATTTGTTCTTTTGTGATTTGATCCCAGCTGTCACCAACATTGACATCAACAAGAGCCTGTACTTCCTTCTCTTTGATTTCACTTCCTAATGGCAATATGTTAAGCTGTTCAATTTGAAAATCAATTAATTTTATTTTTTCCTTCCGCCCATTAATTTCTTTTTCAAAATGTGATTTTAAACTAGCTGAAGGAAATTTCTTTGTTCTATCAAGTTTTTTTAATTCAAACCTTAATTGATCACATTCTTTTTGCAACATCATTTTTTTTTGATAATAAGATTGATGGAGTTCCTTTTTACTTTGTTCTGTTAATACCTGCTTTACCGTAACTGTTTGTAACAGCTGCATTTTTTACCTCCTTATATTTTACTGATTGATCTATTTAAAAACCTATTTAATGAAATAAAATAATAATAAGGAGTATGTGTGAGGTTTTATGTACGATATTTATTTATTATACAGAAGGCTCTTTTCTCAAACAATATCGCTTTAACTTTAAAAATAAGGTAACAACGACAAATTCCTTATTCCACTGAGAAAAGAGCGGAAGTCTTCTTAAGTACGCCGAACCCTTGCTTAAGTTGTAAAAGCCGATGTAGGGCTTTTACTAAAACTAGACAAAAACAGTCATACAGAAAAAGGGAGGTATTAAACCTCCCTTTTTCTGAACATTCATTAACAATGTTCATTCGACAATTTCCAAATAAATTTTCTTATGTTGTTTGGATCCTGCTGCAGCATAGACAACAGTTCGAATGGCTTTCGCAACACGCCCTTTTTTTCCTATGATCTTACCGATATCTGCTTTATTAACAGATAGTTGATAAGAAATATGATGATCTTCTTCAACTTCATGAACCGAAACATCCTCAGGAAAATCAACAAGGGGCTTAACAATCGTTAAGATTAGCTCGTGCATCGAAATCACGCTTATTTGCTATATTTCGCGTTGTGGAATTTTTCCATGATGCCTTGTTTTGAGAATAAGTTACGAACTGTGTCAGATGGCTTTGCACCATTTTGTAACCATTTTAATGCTAATTCTTCATTGATTTTCACTTCTGCTGGTTGTGAAACTGGGTTGTAAGTACCAACTGTTTCAATAAAGCGACCATCACGTGGTGAACGAGAATCAGCTACAACAATACGATAGAAAGGAGATTTTTTTGCTCCCATACGTTTTAAACGAATTTTTACTGCCATTTTAAATAGCACCTCCGAATAGTTTTACACAAGATAGTATATTATCAAATAAATACTTAGTTTGTAAAGTGTTTTTTCTTAACACTTATGATTATATCAAAAATGATGGACAAAATCATTACAAATTCGCTTTTTTTATATAAAAATAGCTTCTGCACTTGTCACTTAATCCCAGTGAGCTCAAGGCATATTGATATCGACCTACATAAATGGAAATTTAAAGCCTTTTCGTTTACCCTTTTGCATGCCGGTCATTTGTTTCATCATTTTTTTCATGTCTTCAAATTGCTTTAACAGACGGTTCACTTCCTGTACAGAAGTTCCACTGCCTTTTGCAATTCTTTTCTTTCTACTGGCATTCATAATCTCAGGATTGATTTTTTCTTGTTTTGTCATCGATTGAATAATAGCTTCAACATGACTTATTTGTTTTTCATCAATTTGAAGATTCCCCATGCCTTTAATTTTATTTGCCCCTGGCATCATTTTTAACAACTCATCAAGGGGACCCATTTTTCGAACTTGCCCTAATTGATCAAGAAAATCATCAAATGTGAAATTCATTGTTCGTAACTTTTGTTCAAGTTCCTTTGCCTTCTCTTCATCTACATTAGCCTGTGCTTTTTCAATAAGTGAAAGCATGTCTCCCATACCTAAAATACGAGAGGCCATTCGTTCAGGGTGGAATGCTTCTAAAGCATCCAATTTTTCACCCATACCGACAAACTTTATAGGTTTTTCCGTAACAGCACGTATAGAAAGTGCAGCACCACCACGGGTATCACCATCAAGCTTAGTGAGAACGACACCGGTAATTCCTAATTGTTCATTAAAGCTATCGGCAACATTTACGGCATCTTGCCCAGTCATGGAATCAACTACTAGAAAAATTTCATCAGGATTAGATAATTCTTTAATTTCCTTTAACTCCTGCATCAATTCTCCATCAATATGCAAACGACCTGCGGTATCTATTAAGACATAGTCATTATGATCTTCTTTCGCTTTTTCGATCGCTTGTTTCGCAATTTCAATTGGACTTACTTGATCTCCTAAAGAAAAAACGGGCATATTTAGTTGTTTTCCAAGTGTTTCAAGCTGTTTAATAGCGGCTGGACGGTAAATGTCAGCAGCAACTAACAACGGATTACGATTATACTTTTTGCGTAGAAGATTTGCTAATTTACCAGTTGTCGTCGTTTTACCTGCTCCTTGTAGCCCAACCATCATTATGATCGTAGGTGGTCGTTTCGAAACAGCAATTTGGCTTTGCTCCCCACCCATTAAGTTCGTTAATTCTTCCTTAACAACCTTAATGACTTGCTGTCCAGGAGTTAAGCTTTTCATAACTTCCTGTCCAACAGCGCGTTCACTAACCTTTTTGATAAAATCCTTAACAACCTTGAAGTTAACGTCAGCCTCTAACAATGCTAGACGTACTTCACGCATCATTTCTTTTACATCGCTCTCCGATACTTTCCCTTTGCCGCGAATTTTCTGTATTGTGTTTTGAAGTCGGTCGGCTAGTCCTTCAAATGCCATTCATCCCGCCTCCTAGTCTAATTTCTCAAGCGCTTCAATAAGTGTCGAAATTTCTTCCTTCGAAGTAGTTTCAATAGCTTTTTTCAATTTTTCAAGAATTAAATTTCTCTCTTGAAATTTTTGGAATAACAAAAGCTTCTTCTCATATTCCTCAAGCATTGCTTCTGTACGCTTAATATTATCAAACACTGCTTGTCTGCTTACTTCATATTCTTCAGCAATTTCTCCGAGAGAAAAATCATCCAAGTAGTAGAGGGACATATAGCTACGTTGCTTTGGAGTTAACAACGATTGATAAAAATCATACAAATAATTCATTCTCGTTGTTTTCTCTAGCATAACCTTCCCCTCCCTTGTTAAGTGAAAAACCTTTACATATGAAGAATACACAGTTTTCATTCTTTTGTCAAGCAAACGAAAGAAATGCCTGGGGTTAACTGAAAAGAAGCACTATGGATAGACAAAAGAGCTGTGTATTAATGGGTCATCCCATCATACTTTGATCTATTCATATTGCGAAGGCTCGTCATCCTAGACAACTAAACAGGGCTGTCTAGCCAATAACTTGTCAGACAGCCCATCTTTAATTATTCTTCTACCTCTGTTTCTTCAATAACCGTTGAGAACAAACCGTACACGTATTTTTCAGCGTCAAATTCTTGAAGATCATCCATTTTTTCACCGAGACCAACAAACTTGACTGGAATATGGAGTTCATTGCGAATGGCAAGAACAATCCCACCCTTTGCAGTTCCATCTAATTTAGTTAATACGATTCCGGATACATCTGTTACTTCCTTAAAAGTTTTAGCTTGAATCATTGCATTTTGTCCTGTTGTCGCATCTAAAACAAGCAGAACCTCATGTGGTGCTCCTGGAATTTCTCTTTCAATTATCCGCTTTACTTTTTCTAATTCATTCATTAGATTTACTTTATTTTGCAAGCGGCCTGCTGTATCACATAATAATATATCTGCTTTCCGGGCTTTGGCAGCTTGTACAGCATCAAACATAACTGCGGCAGGATCGGAGCCTTCTCCTTGTTTAATTACATCGACTCCCACACGATCTCCCCAAACCTCTAATTGATCAATTGCGCCTGCTCGGAAAGTATCACCTGCTGCTAATAACACTTTTTTTCCTTCACTTTTAAATTTATGTGCAAGCTTTCCAATAGTCGTTGTTTTTCCAACACCATTTACTCCAACAAATAAAATGACCGTTAATTGATCTTCTTGAATATTAATTGAATTTGGTGCATCTTCATTACCTTGATAAATTTCTACAAGTTTTTCGGATATAACAGATTGAACTTCCGCTGGATTTTGAATATTTTTCTTTTTTACTTCCATTTTTAAATCCTCAACAAGCTCCATTACAGTATTAAACCCTACATCTGCTTGTATAAGAATTTCTTCTAACTCTTCAAAAAAATCCTCGTCTACTTTACGATAACGTGCAACAAGATCATTCACCTTATTCGTAAAATTATCCCTTGTTTTCGTTAATCCCTGTTTAAATTTTTCAGTTACAGAATCTGTCGACTTTGTAAATTTATCCTTCAACTTTTTAAAAAAGCTCATATTTTTTCACTTCCTGTTCAATTCTATCATTAGGATTGTACTAATTCTTTTGAAGCTTCAAGTTTGACAGATACAAGTTTCGATACTCCGGATTCTTGCATTGTTATACCATAAAGCACGTCAGCACCCTCCATCGTTCCTTTTCGATGGGTGATAACTATAAATTGCGTTTCTTCGCTAAATTTCTTTAAATATTTACTAAAACGATACACATTGGCCTCATCAAGTGCCGCTTCCACTTCATCCAGAATACAGAATGGCACAGGGCGGACCTTTAATATAGCAAACAGAAGAGCAATCGCCGTCAACGCTCGTTCCCCTCCAGAGAGAAGACCTAAATTTTGCAACTTTTTCCCAGGTGGTTGTGCAACAATTTCAACACCTGTATTTAATAAATCTTTAGGATCTGTTAGTTTTAATTCAGCACGTCCACCGCCAAACAAAGCTTTAAAAATCGGTTCAAAGTGGAACTTTACCGCTTCAAAGGTTTGCTCAAAACGTTTCTTCATTTCTTCATCCATTTCGTCGATAATTTGCAGCAGTGTTTCCTTTGCCTCGACCAAATCCTTTTGCTGTTCATTTAAGAATTGATATCGTTCAGAGACACGCTCATATTCATCGATGGCACCAATATTAACAGTCCCTAATTCATCAATTGCAAGTTTAATTAATTTCACTCGTTTTTGTGCTTCTTCTATCGGTACCTGTAAAGGATATTGTTCTTTAGCTGCTTCAAAAGTTAGCATATATTCTTCACGTAAACGTGTAAGTCGATTTTCTAAATCAACATCTAACCGGTTAATTTTAACCTCTTCATCCTTAACAACTTCTACTAACCCTTTATGCTGACGCTTTAATTCCTTTAGGTTTATTTCTGCATCCTCAAGTTTTGTTTGAAGTTGGATTCTTTCTTCACGTCTTATAGATATTAACTTTGTTGTTTCATTCTTATCTATTAATTTTTTTTCTGCTGCCTCCGAAAGTTCTTCCTCACCTGAATGATTATTTGTCATTTCTCCTTCAAGCCAATTTAAATCTTCGGAGTAGACAGCCCTTTTTTGCAAGCACTCTTCTATCTCAATCTCTGTATTATTTAATCTTTCACGACTCGAAACAAGTTGTTCATTTTTTACTGCTAAATCTGCTTTTATATCACTGATTTCCGCTAAAAGTTCATCCTTAGAATTTTTTTGATTATTTTTCTGTAATGTTAGCGTTTCGATTTCCTTCTCAAGGCTTTCAATCTTAACAGTGATATCTTGTAAATGAATTGTTAATTCTTTGATCCGTTGGTCTATATTTGAAACAGATTGAATTGATTCTAATCGTTCCATGTCATAGATCTGAAGCTTTTCATTTAAATTTTTCTCCGCTAATTCAATCTGTCTCATCTCGGATTTTAGTTCTTGTTCATTTAAGCGAAGCTTTTCGCCTTGTTGTCTTGCTTCTTCAAGATTTTTTTCGCTTTGAACAACTGTTTGCTTTAACGTTTTTACTTGTTGTTCCAGTTGTAAGGTCTTATCCTCCATTGAGACAATTTTTTCTTTTAGATCCTCTAGTTCACCTTTTCGACTAATAAGAGAGGCTGTCGTATTTTTAGCCGCTCCTCCAGTCATCGATCCTCCTGGATTAACAATATCACCATCTAATGTCACAATTCGATAACGATATTGTAATAACTTAGCTACTTCATTGGCTCCTTGTAAATCTTTGGTGATTACTACATTCCCTAAAAGATTGGAAATAATTGTCCGGTATTTAGAGTCCACTTCTACAAGATCGGCTGCCATTCCAATAAAAGATTGGGAGGAACGAACGATTTCTAGCTGATTTAGAGGCAATCCTTTTCCCTTAATAATATTTAGCGGTAAAAATGTCGCACGACCATATCTGTTTTTCTTTAAATATTCTATTGCTTTCCTTCCATCTTCCTCTGTCAAAACAATGATATTTTGTGCTGAACCACCTAAAGCTGTTTCAATCGCTAATTCATATTGTTTAGAAACTTGAATAAGTTCTGCTACTGCGCCTTCTATCCCAGATAATTTGGAATCTCGAGCCTTTAACACCTCACGCACACCCTGATAGAAACCTGAATAGTCTTCTTCCATTTCCTCTAATGTTTCTTTTCTTGATTTTGCCTTTTGTAAATATTGATAAGCTTGGTAAAGTGTTGTTTCCTGTTTTTGATATTGGTTTTTTAATGTTTCTAGTTTGTTTTGATGTTCACGGAATTGATGAACTTGCTTCTCTATCTCACTCCGAATATGTGTGAGTTGTTCCTCCGTGTTCCGTTTCTCCTCTGAAATCATTTGTCTTTGATCGATATATTTTTTATTCTCATCATCAAGTTTCTGATTTTTTGATTCATGTTGATTAAGCTGTTGTTCTAATAGGTTTTTCTCATTTCGACTTGATGCCTTCTCATTTAATAATTCGATATAATCCCCTTTTAGAGATTCAATTGTTGCTTCGATATCAATATTTAATTGATTGGATAACTCTATTTTTTCCTTGAGCAGTTTCCTCAAGGATGAAGCAGATTTCGTATGATTATCAACTTCTGCTGTTAATAAACTTTTTTGCTCTTCAAGTTTAGCTAGTTTTGTCGTCATTTCTTGAACATTTTTTTCAAGTTGTTCTTTATTATTACTAGCATTCTTCTTTCTTTCTTTAAGAACTTCTTTCCTTCCCTCGAGCTTTTCTAACTCTTCTGTTGCTGAAAGTAATACATTTTGTAAATCATTAATCGATTCGTCAAGCGCATGAAGACGATCTCTCATTTCCTCAATGATTGCTTCTTCCTTTTGAACCTTCGAAGAAAGACCCATTTCCTGATCTTGATGAATATCTAATTGTTTTTTCAAAATTTCCCATTTATGATTCAGTTCCTCAATCTCATAAACAGTTAGTGCCACTTCAAAATTCTCTAATTCATTTTTTTTATCTAAATAATCCTTAGCGATAGAAGACTGGATTTTTAATGGTTCAACCTGACTTTCTAGCTCATGGAGTATATCATTGACGCGATTTAAATTTTCCGCCGTTTCACCAAGTTTTGCTTCTGCCTTTTTCTTGCGTGTCTTATATTTTAGTACACCTGCTGCCTCTTCAAAAATGGTTCTTCTTTCTTCTGCTTTACTGTTCAAAATCTCTTCTACTTTTCCTTGACTAATGATGGAAAAAGCTTCTCGACCAAGTCCAGAATCCATGAACAAATCAATGATATCCTTTAGACGACAGGATTGCTTATTTATGTAAAACTCACTATCGCCTGACCGATATACTCTTCTAGTTACACTAACCTCATTATATTCAATAGGTAATCGATGTTCTTCATTATCTAAAGTTAATGTTACTTCAGCAAAATTAAGAGGTTTTCTTGAATCACTTCCAGCAAAAATTACGTCCTCCATTTTGCCACCGCGGAGGGATTTGGCGGATTGCTCTCCTAATACCCATCTAACAGCATCAATAATATTACTTTTCCCACTGCCATTTGGACCTACAACTGCCGTTACTCCAGGTACAAATTCAACAGCAATTCTTTCGGCAAATGACTTGAATCCTACTATATCTAAGCGTTTAAGAAACAAGCTTCTCCCTCCATTTTCTTTTCTTCCTCTTCACATATTCATGCTTCTAGGAGAAGTGATACTGCCATAACTATTGTTCAATTATTGGTGTTTTAAGTTTACTTAAGGCAATTTGAGCAGCATGCTGTTCTGCCTCCTTCTTTGATCTTCCCGTTCCTACTCCTAATTCTTCACCATTAAGTGTGACTCGAGAGACAAATTCACGGTTATGGGCAGGACCCCGCTCTTGAAGAACGATATATTCAAGTAAACCAGAAGCATCCTTTTGAACAAATTCTTGCAATTGACTTTTAAAATCCATCACATGAGAAAAAGCACCGGCATTTATTTTTGGGTATACAACCTTTTCTAATATAG contains:
- the ffh gene encoding signal recognition particle protein — translated: MAFEGLADRLQNTIQKIRGKGKVSESDVKEMMREVRLALLEADVNFKVVKDFIKKVSERAVGQEVMKSLTPGQQVIKVVKEELTNLMGGEQSQIAVSKRPPTIIMMVGLQGAGKTTTTGKLANLLRKKYNRNPLLVAADIYRPAAIKQLETLGKQLNMPVFSLGDQVSPIEIAKQAIEKAKEDHNDYVLIDTAGRLHIDGELMQELKEIKELSNPDEIFLVVDSMTGQDAVNVADSFNEQLGITGVVLTKLDGDTRGGAALSIRAVTEKPIKFVGMGEKLDALEAFHPERMASRILGMGDMLSLIEKAQANVDEEKAKELEQKLRTMNFTFDDFLDQLGQVRKMGPLDELLKMMPGANKIKGMGNLQIDEKQISHVEAIIQSMTKQEKINPEIMNASRKKRIAKGSGTSVQEVNRLLKQFEDMKKMMKQMTGMQKGKRKGFKFPFM
- a CDS encoding putative DNA-binding protein, coding for MLEKTTRMNYLYDFYQSLLTPKQRSYMSLYYLDDFSLGEIAEEYEVSRQAVFDNIKRTEAMLEEYEKKLLLFQKFQERNLILEKLKKAIETTSKEEISTLIEALEKLD
- the ftsY gene encoding signal recognition particle-docking protein FtsY — protein: MSFFKKLKDKFTKSTDSVTEKFKQGLTKTRDNFTNKVNDLVARYRKVDEDFFEELEEILIQADVGFNTVMELVEDLKMEVKKKNIQNPAEVQSVISEKLVEIYQGNEDAPNSINIQEDQLTVILFVGVNGVGKTTTIGKLAHKFKSEGKKVLLAAGDTFRAGAIDQLEVWGDRVGVDVIKQGEGSDPAAVMFDAVQAAKARKADILLCDTAGRLQNKVNLMNELEKVKRIIEREIPGAPHEVLLVLDATTGQNAMIQAKTFKEVTDVSGIVLTKLDGTAKGGIVLAIRNELHIPVKFVGLGEKMDDLQEFDAEKYVYGLFSTVIEETEVEE
- the rimM gene encoding ribosome maturation factor RimM (Essential for efficient processing of 16S rRNA), which produces MTKWFNVGKIVNTHGLGGEVRVISKTDFAEERYKKGNILYLFLNDHTPIQLTVKTHRTHKNFDLLTFEGYNNINEVEPWKNGILKISEEQLTSLDEGEFYFHEIVGCKVFSTDGEEIGIVKEILTPGANDVWVVKGGNGKEYLIPYIDDVVKSVNVKDKSITIELMEGLLS
- a CDS encoding YlqD family protein, whose product is MQLLQTVTVKQVLTEQSKKELHQSYYQKKMMLQKECDQLRFELKKLDRTKKFPSASLKSHFEKEINGRKEKIKLIDFQIEQLNILPLGSEIKEKEVQALVDVNVGDSWDQITKEQMIIVKDGIIIEIR
- the trmD gene encoding tRNA (guanosine(37)-N1)-methyltransferase TrmD, which translates into the protein MKIDVLSLFPEMFTGVFGSSILKKAAEKNVVEYNVVNFRDYADNKHQTVDDYPYGGGAGMVLKPQPIFDAVDHLTKSNEHTKPRVILLCPQGKVLTQKVSEELAQEQHLIFICGHYEGYDERIREHVVTDEISIGDYVLTGGELGAMVVIDSVVRLLPGVLGNEDSPILDSFSSGLLEHPQYTRPANFRGMTVPDVLTSGNHKNIDEWREKESILRTLQRRPDLLENYPLTDKHKQWINDWKKEHKENK
- a CDS encoding KH domain-containing protein — translated: MHELILTIVKPLVDFPEDVSVHEVEEDHHISYQLSVNKADIGKIIGKKGRVAKAIRTVVYAAAGSKQHKKIYLEIVE
- the smc gene encoding chromosome segregation protein SMC, producing the protein MFLKRLDIVGFKSFAERIAVEFVPGVTAVVGPNGSGKSNIIDAVRWVLGEQSAKSLRGGKMEDVIFAGSDSRKPLNFAEVTLTLDNEEHRLPIEYNEVSVTRRVYRSGDSEFYINKQSCRLKDIIDLFMDSGLGREAFSIISQGKVEEILNSKAEERRTIFEEAAGVLKYKTRKKKAEAKLGETAENLNRVNDILHELESQVEPLKIQSSIAKDYLDKKNELENFEVALTVYEIEELNHKWEILKKQLDIHQDQEMGLSSKVQKEEAIIEEMRDRLHALDESINDLQNVLLSATEELEKLEGRKEVLKERKKNASNNKEQLEKNVQEMTTKLAKLEEQKSLLTAEVDNHTKSASSLRKLLKEKIELSNQLNIDIEATIESLKGDYIELLNEKASSRNEKNLLEQQLNQHESKNQKLDDENKKYIDQRQMISEEKRNTEEQLTHIRSEIEKQVHQFREHQNKLETLKNQYQKQETTLYQAYQYLQKAKSRKETLEEMEEDYSGFYQGVREVLKARDSKLSGIEGAVAELIQVSKQYELAIETALGGSAQNIIVLTEEDGRKAIEYLKKNRYGRATFLPLNIIKGKGLPLNQLEIVRSSQSFIGMAADLVEVDSKYRTIISNLLGNVVITKDLQGANEVAKLLQYRYRIVTLDGDIVNPGGSMTGGAAKNTTASLISRKGELEDLKEKIVSMEDKTLQLEQQVKTLKQTVVQSEKNLEEARQQGEKLRLNEQELKSEMRQIELAEKNLNEKLQIYDMERLESIQSVSNIDQRIKELTIHLQDITVKIESLEKEIETLTLQKNNQKNSKDELLAEISDIKADLAVKNEQLVSSRERLNNTEIEIEECLQKRAVYSEDLNWLEGEMTNNHSGEEELSEAAEKKLIDKNETTKLISIRREERIQLQTKLEDAEINLKELKRQHKGLVEVVKDEEVKINRLDVDLENRLTRLREEYMLTFEAAKEQYPLQVPIEEAQKRVKLIKLAIDELGTVNIGAIDEYERVSERYQFLNEQQKDLVEAKETLLQIIDEMDEEMKKRFEQTFEAVKFHFEPIFKALFGGGRAELKLTDPKDLLNTGVEIVAQPPGKKLQNLGLLSGGERALTAIALLFAILKVRPVPFCILDEVEAALDEANVYRFSKYLKKFSEETQFIVITHRKGTMEGADVLYGITMQESGVSKLVSVKLEASKELVQS
- the rpsP gene encoding 30S ribosomal protein S16, giving the protein MAVKIRLKRMGAKKSPFYRIVVADSRSPRDGRFIETVGTYNPVSQPAEVKINEELALKWLQNGAKPSDTVRNLFSKQGIMEKFHNAKYSK